One Actinopolymorpha sp. NPDC004070 genomic window carries:
- a CDS encoding sulfotransferase domain-containing protein, producing the protein MPGDHGGSVPPVRYRSPDEDSARWLDFAFRPGDIVISTRSKSGTTWMQMICALLVFHTPDLPAPLAALSPWVDWLAEPADDMFARLAAQRHRRFVKTHTPLDGVVLDPRATYVVVARHPLDMAVSLYHQSANIDRDRLRELTGRPAPAPSPGSSPEPARPPRPRPALREWLLSWAASRADPREEMDSLPGVVCHLSDAWARRDEPNVVLVHYDDLSADLAGQMRRLADVLRIEVPDRTWPALVEAATFDHMRARADELTPNPAGVLKDNAAFFRRGRSGAGREVLGEDEWATYRARTRAMVPADLWEWLHREPAAG; encoded by the coding sequence ATGCCCGGTGATCACGGCGGCTCCGTTCCGCCCGTTCGCTATCGCTCCCCCGACGAGGACAGCGCCCGCTGGCTGGACTTCGCGTTCCGGCCCGGCGACATCGTGATCAGCACCCGCTCCAAGAGCGGTACGACCTGGATGCAGATGATCTGCGCGTTGCTGGTCTTCCACACCCCCGACCTGCCCGCTCCGCTGGCCGCGCTGTCACCGTGGGTGGACTGGCTGGCCGAGCCCGCCGACGATATGTTCGCCAGGCTCGCGGCGCAGCGGCACCGGCGGTTCGTGAAGACCCACACGCCGCTGGACGGTGTGGTGCTCGACCCGCGGGCGACGTACGTCGTGGTCGCCCGGCACCCGCTGGACATGGCGGTCTCGCTCTACCACCAAAGTGCCAACATCGACCGCGACCGGCTGCGGGAGCTCACCGGCCGGCCCGCCCCCGCGCCATCTCCTGGGTCGTCTCCCGAGCCCGCCCGGCCGCCCCGGCCACGGCCGGCACTGCGGGAGTGGCTGCTGTCGTGGGCCGCGAGCAGGGCCGACCCCCGGGAGGAGATGGACTCCCTGCCCGGGGTGGTGTGCCACCTGTCCGACGCGTGGGCACGCCGCGACGAACCGAACGTCGTCCTCGTTCACTACGACGACCTGTCCGCCGACCTGGCGGGGCAGATGCGCCGGCTCGCGGACGTTCTCCGGATCGAGGTGCCCGACCGGACGTGGCCGGCGCTCGTCGAGGCGGCGACGTTCGACCACATGCGGGCCCGCGCCGACGAGCTCACCCCCAACCCGGCCGGCGTCCTGAAGGACAACGCGGCGTTCTTCCGCCGCGGCCGGTCCGGTGCGGGCCGGGAGGTTCTCGGTGAGGACGAGTGGGCCACCTACCGGGCACGTACGCGGGCGATGGTGCCGGCCGACCTGTGGGAGTGGCTGCACCGGGAGCCGGCGGCGGGGTGA
- a CDS encoding NUDIX domain-containing protein, giving the protein MARVDFWDDPNAPFPTGIVPSVTAVVTDEAHLLLIHKVDNDRWALPGGGVDRGESAMHAAVRETAEETGLDVSVTGLVGVYTDPRHVMRYDDGEVRQQFSVCFRAEPVGGSLRPQPGETSEARWVPVSELPSLDIHPSMRIRIDHGLAWRPGAPARFT; this is encoded by the coding sequence GTGGCACGCGTCGACTTCTGGGACGACCCGAACGCGCCGTTTCCCACCGGCATCGTCCCGTCGGTCACCGCTGTCGTCACCGATGAAGCGCACCTGCTGCTGATCCACAAGGTGGACAACGACAGGTGGGCACTGCCCGGTGGCGGTGTCGACCGCGGCGAGTCCGCCATGCACGCTGCCGTACGCGAGACCGCGGAGGAGACCGGACTCGACGTCTCGGTCACCGGGCTGGTCGGCGTGTATACCGACCCGAGGCACGTGATGCGGTACGACGACGGCGAGGTACGCCAGCAGTTCAGCGTCTGTTTCCGGGCGGAGCCGGTCGGTGGTTCGCTACGGCCGCAGCCGGGCGAGACCAGTGAGGCCCGCTGGGTGCCGGTGAGCGAGTTGCCGTCCCTCGACATCCATCCGTCGATGCGGATCCGGATCGACCACGGGCTGGCCTGGCGGCCCGGTGCGCCGGCCCGGTTCACGTGA
- a CDS encoding SGNH/GDSL hydrolase family protein yields the protein MHSKTVPAGTNRLSAALAAVLATLALLAASAGVVVGPATTARADDRSPNDGRHQPVTRWTAAWAAAVHHPFLMPDVFGPNWSEEGFADQTVRQVVRVTTGGARLRVRLSNRFGTAPLRVAGVTVARAGDGAAVRPGSLRPVTFGGRTSTTIPAGKDLASDPVRLPTRALQRLAVTTYFAQPTGTTTFHEGGLTTTYRAAGDQRFAIAGGPFGGETTHSYYFLTGVDVTRGAGRQVGTVVAFGDSITDGAYSTANSDNRYPDELAERLVAAGRRLGVVNLGINGNKVLGESTCFGERGVTRFGRDALGQPGVRTVIVLEGINDIGAGGLPDFGCGASPKVTTEQLIAGHRAMIAAAHARGVKILGATLTPVKGNKYGYDTPENERIRDEVNHWIRTSGEYDGVVDFDRAVADPDDPDAYLPAYDGGDALHPNDAGMRAMAEAIDLADL from the coding sequence ATGCACTCGAAGACCGTTCCGGCCGGGACGAACAGACTGTCCGCAGCGTTGGCGGCCGTGCTCGCGACGCTCGCGCTGCTGGCCGCGTCGGCTGGGGTCGTCGTCGGACCGGCGACGACCGCCCGCGCCGACGACCGATCACCGAACGACGGCCGGCACCAGCCGGTCACGCGCTGGACCGCGGCGTGGGCCGCCGCCGTGCACCACCCGTTCCTGATGCCGGACGTCTTCGGGCCCAACTGGTCGGAGGAGGGGTTCGCCGACCAGACGGTGCGTCAGGTCGTCCGGGTCACCACCGGCGGCGCACGCCTTCGGGTCCGGCTGTCCAACCGCTTCGGCACAGCGCCGCTGCGGGTCGCCGGCGTCACCGTCGCCAGGGCGGGCGACGGAGCGGCGGTCCGGCCAGGGAGTCTGCGCCCGGTGACGTTCGGCGGCCGGACGAGCACGACGATTCCGGCCGGCAAGGACCTCGCCTCCGACCCGGTGCGGCTGCCGACGCGGGCGCTGCAGCGGCTCGCGGTGACGACGTACTTCGCCCAGCCGACGGGCACCACGACGTTCCACGAGGGCGGGCTGACCACCACCTACCGCGCAGCCGGTGACCAGCGCTTCGCCATCGCGGGCGGGCCGTTCGGTGGCGAGACCACCCACTCGTACTACTTCCTCACCGGAGTGGACGTCACCCGTGGAGCCGGTCGCCAGGTCGGCACCGTGGTGGCCTTCGGCGACTCCATCACCGACGGCGCCTACTCCACCGCGAACTCCGACAACCGCTACCCGGACGAGCTCGCCGAGCGCCTGGTGGCCGCCGGGCGACGGCTCGGGGTCGTCAACCTCGGCATCAACGGCAACAAGGTCCTCGGCGAGTCGACCTGTTTCGGCGAGCGGGGAGTCACGCGGTTCGGCCGGGACGCACTCGGCCAGCCTGGCGTCCGCACCGTGATCGTGCTCGAGGGCATCAACGACATCGGTGCCGGTGGGCTGCCGGACTTCGGCTGCGGCGCCTCGCCGAAGGTCACCACCGAACAGCTCATCGCCGGCCACCGCGCCATGATCGCGGCCGCGCACGCCCGTGGGGTCAAGATCCTGGGGGCGACGCTCACTCCGGTGAAGGGCAACAAGTACGGCTACGACACCCCGGAGAACGAACGCATCCGTGACGAGGTGAACCACTGGATCCGGACCAGCGGAGAGTACGACGGGGTGGTCGACTTCGACCGTGCGGTCGCCGACCCGGACGACCCGGACGCGTACCTGCCCGCCTACGACGGCGGCGACGCCCTGCACCCCAACGACGCGGGCATGCGGGCGATGGCCGAGGCGATCGACCTGGCCGATCTCTGA
- a CDS encoding VOC family protein, with protein MKITSSAVSLNVDDVSAAGAFLTRHFGFVEEMAAPGFVSLSREDAGMNVIFLRRGLETLPDDQQDDHAGGIILAFVVEDLEGELARLQAEGVTITMPLTAEEWGERAFQVRDPNGVIVQLVDWNGPRA; from the coding sequence GTGAAGATCACCTCGTCCGCCGTGTCGCTGAACGTCGACGACGTGTCGGCAGCCGGCGCGTTTCTCACCAGGCACTTCGGCTTCGTGGAGGAGATGGCCGCACCCGGATTCGTCTCGCTGAGCCGGGAGGACGCCGGCATGAACGTCATCTTCCTGCGGCGCGGGCTGGAGACCCTGCCCGACGACCAGCAGGATGATCACGCCGGCGGGATCATCCTGGCCTTCGTGGTCGAGGACCTGGAGGGCGAACTCGCCCGGCTGCAGGCGGAGGGCGTGACGATCACCATGCCGCTGACCGCCGAGGAGTGGGGTGAGCGCGCCTTCCAGGTACGCGACCCCAACGGCGTGATCGTCCAGCTCGTCGACTGGAACGGCCCCCGCGCCTGA